A section of the Delphinus delphis chromosome 1, mDelDel1.2, whole genome shotgun sequence genome encodes:
- the LOC138414073 gene encoding LOW QUALITY PROTEIN: leucine-rich repeat-containing protein 37A3-like (The sequence of the model RefSeq protein was modified relative to this genomic sequence to represent the inferred CDS: inserted 5 bases in 4 codons; substituted 3 bases at 3 genomic stop codons): protein MSRLRHWLPRLFLTWQGRWLLVQAVQPPEWALGPVQVTPNPPRLTEAWSSQASDPPPKLPHALTPLAEAGGFNYLTSVSPVQMLALPHQKLTETGVPYPDPDSVGELPTGPDQFAVPHQDLNNKQTQHQKLPEAVPVLDWDQNQPLVLPSRHKSKTKHRGLDEAEGHQSFVHTCCTSRILPSRMACCLCQFKNTIEVVCKRVKLHCDSECLTDFTHCDEETSIGNAKGSLMKVLQAWKKNSSELSIESERASSDKXAVSLSGFMNEQLDFNNKSDIISALNYILPFISEGNLGDVESTLLPFIQLLFSNTQDGDMPVGILKINTRSPSVKAVSSNSTNKNKLKKLHFLENLLDAETEEKFDEVKKEDKPVTHTRSNHLGAMFKLYIFQKKLEAAQPEKDSLAKIESTEKKLLRVNRVLXGPRGIXKMHLKAVGDESVRRKRNAQKSVANTAEERRLRRPSPRKLKQLLMVQRPRKLVGKSSNAESSFIKEPKAAGSSSLKQYFKGRPSASIRPKSPSEVKSKSKDLSHTIFVXEAVKARVRNIASPELISPSGEKYIFHKTQSHRVHGKPKVKRSRKFRKKSSLNRMMLASSPFSVARSLXISPPREAISPXREVTSQENPFPALFSFTDTSAENTSSENNTAQNDSDEIICRGNSTLPGGNGPGNXTHRNVSTAHSTVAADNSMPTVQHTNKTQWEYHNTGTELSPEPTGFTFPGLTSPGDEVETQLNQQLQSLIPSNDMQKLISHVIQTLKMDCSEAHVQLACANLIFQTGLLMKLLSKQQEVNVSKAEWHTDQWKTDNYIRESTEAQSEQKEQESSELTEEVSGYGYNNKLILAIYVTVVVTILVTILCLIEDSRKKAWAAVTMGGPPGLAAPPGPPTGPCAPGGTLPRRPLPPGRPRVRAVPLPAPRTESAFPQSWDCRSSGSLPSAVTELPGGRGEGGLIEAAGSGRAPAAEAARVVRTAGRVSGRRPSAWSAARAAAQDQLLRGRGSLPPAAAV from the exons ATGTCCCGGCTGCGCCATTGGTTGCCTCGGCTCTTCCTCACATGGCAAGGACGGTGGCTTCTAGTCCAGGCAGTTCAGCCTCCGGAGTGGGCCCTGGGCCCCGTCCAGGTGACCCCCAACCCCCCGCGGCTGACAGAGGCTTGGTCTTCACAGGCCTCAGACCCTCCTCCCAAATTGCCCCATGCCCTTACACCCCTGGCAGAAGCCGGGGGCTTTAATTACTTAACGTCCGTGTCTCCAGTCCAGATGTTGGCCCTGCCTCATCAGAAGTTGACTGAGACTGGGGTTCCATACCCGGACCCGGATTCGGTTGGAGAGCTGCCTACAGGGCCAGATCAGTTTGCTGTTCCACATCAGGATCTGAATAACAAGCAAACCCAACATCAAAAGCTCCCAGAGGCAGTTCCAGTGCTAGACTGGGATCAGAATCAGCCCTTGGTTCTCCCTTCTCGACACAAAAGTAAGACTAAACACAGAGGTCTAGACGAGGCTGAAGGTCACCAGTCATTTGTTCATACTTGTTGCACCTCTAG GATCTTACCTAGCCGTATGGCCTGCTGCCTCTGccaatttaaaaataccattgaGGTTGTCTGTAAGAGAGTCAAGCTGCATTGTGACAGTGAATGCCTGACAGACTTCACGCATTGTG atgaagaaacatctATAGGGAATGCAAAAGGATCGTTGATGAAGGTGTTGCAAGCCTGGAAGAAGAACAGCAGCGAGCTGAGTATTGAGTCAGAGAGGGCATCCTCAGATA GTGCTGTCAGCTTGTCAGGCTTCATGAATGAGCAGCTGGACTTTAATAATAAAAGTGATATTATCAGTGCACTGAATTACATACTGCCTTTTATCTCAGAGGGAAATCTAGGAGATGTGGAATCAACATTATTACCATTCATTCAACTTCTTTTTTCAAATACACAAGATGGAGATATGCCAGTGGGCATTTTGAAAATCAATACAAGGAGCCCTTCTGTTAAAGCTGTATCCAGCAAttcaactaataaaaataaattgaagaaactTCACTTTCTGGAAAATTTGTTAGATGCAGAAACCGAAGAAAAATTTGATGAGGTTAAAAAGGAAGATAAACCTGTCACGCATACGCGTTCCAACCATTTAGGTGCCATGTTTAAACTCTACATCTTTCAAAAGAAATTGGAAGCTGCCCAACCAGAGAAAGACAGCCTAGCAAAGATTGAGAGTACAGAGAAAAAGCTGCTGAGAGTGAACAGGGTCC AGGGCCCAAGGGGCATATAGAAAATGCACCTCAAAGCAGTGGGAGATGAGAGCGTCAGGAGGAAACGGAATGCCCAGAAATCTGTGGCGAACACTGCTGAAGAAAGAAGGCTCAGGAGGCCATCCCCAAGAAAGCTGAAACAGCTTCTCATGGTGCAGAGGCCCAGGAAGCTGGTGGGAAAGTCGTCCAATGCAGAGTCTTCATTCATAAAGGAACCCAAGGCAGCAGGCTCCTCTTCCCTGAAACAGTACTTCAAGGGCAGGCCTTCTGCCTCCATCCGTCCAAAATCCCCATCTGAGGTTAAAAGCAAATCAAAAGACTTATCCCACACTATTTTTGTTTAAGAAGCTGTAAAGGCTAGAGTTAGAAATATTGCATCTCCTGAACTAATCTCACCTTCTGGTGAAAAATACATCTTCCATAAAACTCAGTCTCATCGGGTCCACGGAAAACCCAAAGTCAAAAGGAGTCGAAAGTTCAGAAAGAAAAGTTCACTCAATAGAATGATGCTTGCAAGCTCTCCATTCTCTGTAGCGAGGAGTC AAATATCCCCTCCACGAGAGGCTATTTCACCTTGAAGAGAAGTGACTTCTCAGGAAAATCCTTTTCcagcattattttcttttacagacACTTCTGCAGAAAACACTAGTTCAGAAAACAATACTGCACAAAATGATTCTGATGAAATTATTTGTAGAGGAAACTCTACTCTGCCAGGAGGAAACGGCCCTGGAAA TACCCATAGGAACGTCTCCACTGCACATTCTACTGTTGCTGCAGATAACAGTATGCCCACTGTTCAACACACCAACAAAACACAATGGGAGTACCACAACACGGGCACTGAATTATCCCCCGAGCCCACAGGCTTCACTTTCCCAGGGCTCACATCCCCAGGTGATGAAGTTGAAACTCAGCTAAACCAGCAGCTACAGTCCCTCATCCCCAGCAATGACATGCAAAAGCTCATTTCTCATGTTATCCAGACTTTGAAAATGGACTGCTCAGAGGCCCACGTGCAGCTGGCCTGTGCCAACCTCATCTTTCAAACAGGCCTCCTGATGAAACTTCTCAGCAAGCAGCAAGAAGTAAATGTTTCCAAAGCGGAATGGCATACGGACCAGTGGAAAACTGACAACTATATCAGAGAAAGCACAGAAGCCCAGAGTGAGCAGAAAGAGCAGGAGTCAAGTGAG ctcacaGAAGAAGTTTCAGGATATGGCTATAACAACAAACTCATCTTGGCAATATATGTAACTGTAGTAGTGACGATTTTGGTTACAATTCTGTGTCTCATTGAG GATTCCAGGAAAAAGGCCTGGGCTGCGGTCACAATGGGGGGGCCCCCAGGCCTGGCCGCCCCTCCAGGACCCCCGACGGGGCCCTGCGCTCCTGGCGGCACCCTCCCCCGGCGCCCCCTCCCTCCCGGAAGGCCTCGGGTCAGAGCGGTCCCACTCCCTGCGCCCAGAACGGAGTCCGCGTTTCCGCAGAGCTGGGACTGCCGCAGctcggggtctcttccctccgccgTCACGGAACTCCCCGGAGGCCGAGGGGAGGGCGGCCTCATTGAGGCTGCCGGTTCTGGACGGGCCCCGGCGGCCGAAGCCGCGAGAGTCGTGCGGACCGCGGGCCGGGTAAGTGGGCGCCGACCCTCCGCCTGGTCCGCTGCCCGGGCGGCAGCGCAAGACCAGCTTCTGAGGGGCAGGGGTTCGCTGCCACCCGCCGCTGCTGTGTAG